In Acaryochloris marina S15, a single genomic region encodes these proteins:
- the prmA gene encoding 50S ribosomal protein L11 methyltransferase, whose translation MPDSQGNQNQSVTPATLPPSQWWEIKVVGVPLIDDLLFWRLQEEGCQGTASQVVNQELTVCGYLSLDRVQSIDLQKIATRLHQDVQSVGHPAPDISWQLITEEDWAHNWRNYWHPQEVGHRLLIYPAWLEVPEQCERLLIRLNPGVAFGTGAHATTQLCLRALEQQIQEQSNPLAIADIGCGTGILSIAALLLGANKAYAVDLDPLAIGATQASRKLNGLTSDQLWVTEGSLDQVAQHLQHPVQGFCCNILAHIILDLIPQFTDITGRDSWGILSGILDTQASMIIEALHAHGWKVCDIHHEQDWCSLIIERS comes from the coding sequence ATGCCTGATTCTCAAGGCAATCAAAATCAGTCGGTCACTCCTGCGACTTTACCTCCTAGCCAATGGTGGGAAATTAAAGTTGTGGGGGTGCCCCTGATAGATGATCTATTGTTTTGGCGACTACAAGAGGAAGGATGCCAAGGCACAGCGAGTCAAGTGGTCAATCAAGAGCTGACTGTTTGCGGATATCTGTCCCTGGACCGGGTCCAATCGATTGATCTGCAAAAAATTGCCACGCGCTTACATCAGGATGTTCAATCCGTGGGACATCCTGCCCCAGACATTAGCTGGCAGTTAATTACAGAGGAAGATTGGGCCCATAACTGGCGAAACTATTGGCACCCTCAAGAAGTCGGCCATCGGTTACTGATCTATCCAGCTTGGCTAGAAGTGCCAGAGCAGTGTGAACGTCTCTTGATTCGCCTCAATCCTGGAGTTGCCTTTGGCACAGGTGCTCATGCAACCACTCAGCTATGCTTACGAGCCCTAGAACAGCAGATTCAGGAACAATCTAATCCCCTCGCCATCGCTGATATTGGTTGTGGCACCGGTATTCTTTCCATTGCTGCTCTTCTTTTGGGAGCCAACAAAGCCTATGCAGTTGATCTAGATCCGCTCGCCATTGGTGCAACCCAGGCTAGCCGAAAGCTGAATGGCCTTACGTCAGACCAACTATGGGTTACGGAAGGAAGTCTTGACCAAGTGGCACAGCATCTTCAGCATCCAGTCCAAGGGTTTTGCTGCAATATTTTGGCCCATATCATTCTTGACTTAATCCCTCAATTTACTGATATCACTGGCCGGGACAGTTGGGGGATTCTTAGCGGTATTTTAGATACTCAAGCATCCATGATTATTGAGGCCCTACATGCTCATGGCTGGAAAGTTTGCGATATCCATCATGAACAAGACTGGTGCAGCTTGATCATTGAACGAAGCTGA
- a CDS encoding chlorophyll a/b binding light-harvesting protein — protein MATKVDTSPEYPWYQGNSRLVDTSAQGKWLAAHILQIGLIMFWVGFNTFSENQVFDPNLPMFDQGLVLIPHLAAEGFGIGPGGVVTNTFVYTQVGAIHMVASLVLFAGAYFHAKLGPSALSDGGRGNTERFSFEWDDPKQLGYILGNHLLFIGFASLIFVGWMKFHGLYDPTVGEVVKVAAPGSTIANVFKYGWSTPGYNPFFVDNLDDLASGHLFIGLFDMAGGIWHINVAPFKWEQDLGSRISIYTPDGLIGTSLGGVAIMGFISAYFCAVNTFVYPVEFYGAACEVKFGIAPYFKDTADLAEGFYTSRAWLANVTYYVAFYCLQGHLFHSLRAMGFKFENIPAVIARDTGNAPA, from the coding sequence ATGGCAACAAAAGTCGATACTTCTCCTGAATATCCCTGGTATCAGGGTAATAGCCGGTTAGTAGACACCAGCGCGCAGGGCAAATGGTTAGCAGCTCACATCCTGCAGATTGGTTTGATCATGTTTTGGGTTGGGTTTAATACTTTTTCTGAAAATCAAGTGTTTGACCCCAACCTTCCCATGTTTGACCAAGGGTTGGTTTTAATTCCCCACCTTGCTGCAGAAGGCTTTGGTATTGGGCCTGGTGGTGTTGTTACTAACACTTTCGTTTACACACAAGTTGGTGCTATCCACATGGTGGCTAGCTTAGTGCTGTTTGCAGGTGCTTACTTCCATGCCAAGCTTGGTCCTTCCGCTCTATCAGATGGCGGTCGTGGAAATACTGAGCGATTTTCCTTTGAATGGGATGATCCCAAGCAACTCGGTTATATCCTTGGTAACCACTTACTCTTCATTGGATTCGCTTCCTTGATCTTTGTCGGTTGGATGAAGTTCCACGGTCTTTACGATCCAACAGTTGGTGAAGTGGTTAAAGTTGCTGCTCCTGGTTCTACCATCGCTAACGTCTTTAAGTATGGTTGGTCTACTCCTGGATACAATCCTTTCTTCGTTGACAACCTTGATGACCTAGCTTCTGGTCACCTGTTCATTGGTTTGTTTGATATGGCTGGTGGAATCTGGCACATCAACGTTGCTCCTTTCAAGTGGGAGCAAGACCTCGGATCTCGCATCAGTATCTACACTCCTGATGGTTTGATCGGAACTTCCCTTGGTGGTGTTGCCATCATGGGTTTCATCTCTGCCTACTTCTGTGCAGTGAACACCTTTGTTTATCCTGTTGAATTCTACGGCGCTGCTTGCGAAGTTAAGTTCGGTATTGCCCCTTACTTCAAAGACACTGCTGATTTAGCTGAAGGTTTTTACACGTCTCGTGCGTGGTTGGCTAACGTTACCTATTATGTTGCTTTCTATTGCCTACAAGGACACCTTTTCCATTCCTTGAGAGCAATGGGCTTCAAGTTCGAGAATATCCCTGCTGTTATTGCTCGTGATACAGGTAATGCTCCTGCATAA
- a CDS encoding alginate lyase family protein has translation MLILQPYIQQAFNKVAITSSKVKKLTLVSFFKHYIGLTLSNKKLEGNRLTSVDELCQEHPKLIANLFENINLEHPGLEEVREYINNGDYTQASHSLIKYFRKKPDKIGWKNLLPEQKFNKDLDADHILNNEFIFQRISGIVPQDNDSFNWSYLGSKEDSEWAWFLNRHYHVVDLFHAYLRSGNSDYVQYIYLSIRDWILTSIAAPNTHYWAQWRGREVACRILHWAPIFYGLLESPSFSEVDHLLMLAILPVHGNFLRHCHTWGANWLAREMNGLATLAICWPEFKFSQSWLTYAQFHMSREINLQVYPDGSHKELTSHYHRVTLLDFNNFAKLIQLSGHNLPISFAKTLERMWNYLAFTMRPDGSAPLNNDSDRDEIQTAVQNEGKLYNRSDWQYIASNGQEGECPLSPSIIFPWAGQVIMRSSWKKDAHWGFFDVGPHGINYHTHNDKLHLSIAAFGRDLLVDSGRYHYKRDPFWHYFRNSASHNTILVDGQSQNPDIGEALSPVEQQFYSTSEFDFAYGKFDQGYQGVADKVIHSRFLVYLRHKYWIVIDRVSASSAHQIQALWHFHPDCDVEVQGPSIVTTNANCGNLRIVPTDNLSWDIDIAKGRMQPVQGWWSKEYNHKQPNPTVIYSSNISTTATFAWILCPALGVVSQLDVQYQSISEDRIQLEVKNASNRIQVSLCLDEQQILNSLPTHPEAIIQVEGLPPQGYSQHSVGHIK, from the coding sequence ATGTTAATTTTGCAGCCGTATATTCAACAGGCTTTCAATAAAGTAGCAATTACAAGTAGTAAAGTTAAGAAACTCACTCTTGTTAGTTTCTTTAAACACTATATTGGCTTAACTTTATCGAACAAAAAGCTTGAGGGGAATCGACTAACATCAGTTGATGAGCTATGCCAAGAACATCCAAAGCTTATTGCCAATCTATTTGAAAACATTAACCTTGAACATCCTGGCCTAGAGGAAGTCAGAGAATATATCAATAATGGTGACTATACTCAAGCTAGCCATTCATTAATTAAATATTTCCGGAAGAAGCCGGATAAAATAGGCTGGAAGAATTTACTTCCAGAACAAAAATTTAACAAGGATTTAGATGCAGATCACATCTTAAACAATGAATTTATCTTCCAACGTATTAGTGGCATCGTTCCCCAAGACAATGACAGTTTTAACTGGTCTTATCTAGGTTCTAAAGAGGATTCTGAGTGGGCGTGGTTTTTGAACAGGCATTACCATGTTGTCGACCTTTTTCATGCTTATCTAAGAAGTGGAAACTCAGATTATGTTCAATATATTTACCTCAGTATCAGAGATTGGATATTAACTAGCATTGCAGCCCCCAATACACACTACTGGGCTCAATGGCGAGGTCGGGAAGTCGCTTGCCGTATCCTGCACTGGGCTCCCATATTTTATGGTTTGCTGGAGAGTCCAAGCTTTTCAGAAGTCGATCATCTGCTGATGCTCGCGATCTTGCCGGTACATGGCAATTTTCTGCGGCATTGCCACACCTGGGGAGCAAACTGGCTTGCTCGTGAGATGAACGGATTAGCCACTCTAGCAATATGCTGGCCTGAGTTTAAATTCTCCCAATCTTGGTTGACTTACGCCCAATTTCACATGTCCCGTGAGATCAACTTGCAAGTCTATCCGGATGGGAGTCATAAAGAATTAACGAGTCACTACCATCGAGTGACCCTGCTAGATTTCAATAATTTCGCAAAATTAATACAGCTTTCTGGCCACAACTTACCTATTTCTTTTGCCAAAACATTGGAGAGGATGTGGAACTATCTTGCATTTACGATGCGGCCAGATGGCAGTGCCCCCCTCAATAATGATTCGGATCGAGATGAGATCCAAACAGCTGTCCAGAACGAGGGAAAGCTATATAACCGCTCTGATTGGCAATATATTGCATCCAATGGACAAGAAGGAGAATGTCCTCTCTCCCCCTCTATTATCTTTCCTTGGGCAGGCCAAGTGATTATGCGGAGTAGTTGGAAAAAAGATGCCCATTGGGGATTTTTTGATGTGGGTCCCCACGGCATTAATTACCATACCCACAACGATAAATTACACCTTTCTATTGCCGCATTTGGTCGAGATCTCTTAGTAGATAGCGGACGCTATCACTACAAACGAGATCCCTTCTGGCATTATTTTAGGAACTCAGCTAGCCACAATACAATTCTCGTTGATGGTCAGAGCCAAAATCCGGACATCGGTGAAGCACTAAGTCCCGTCGAACAGCAATTTTATTCAACATCAGAGTTTGATTTTGCTTATGGCAAGTTTGATCAAGGGTATCAAGGCGTTGCAGACAAAGTCATACATTCACGATTTCTAGTCTATCTGCGCCATAAGTATTGGATTGTGATTGATCGTGTGTCTGCTAGCTCTGCTCATCAAATTCAAGCACTCTGGCACTTTCATCCTGATTGTGATGTTGAAGTTCAAGGTCCCTCTATCGTCACCACTAATGCTAATTGCGGCAATTTACGAATTGTCCCGACTGATAATCTGTCATGGGATATCGATATTGCCAAAGGTCGTATGCAACCTGTTCAAGGATGGTGGAGTAAAGAATATAACCATAAACAACCTAATCCAACAGTGATCTATTCATCCAATATTTCTACAACAGCAACGTTTGCCTGGATTTTGTGCCCTGCGCTGGGTGTTGTATCGCAACTTGATGTTCAGTATCAATCCATTTCTGAAGATCGGATACAGCTAGAAGTAAAAAATGCGTCTAATCGGATTCAGGTCTCTTTATGTCTAGATGAACAACAAATTCTAAATTCTTTGCCTACCCACCCAGAGGCCATCATTCAAGTTGAAGGCTTGCCCCCTCAAGGGTACTCTCAACATTCAGTAGGCCATATAAAATAA
- a CDS encoding HIT family protein, with protein sequence MDNCPFCAIAQGDAPVSTVYEDEAVMAFIPLHPVYPGACLVIPKAHIDHFTDIPDPLAAKVMVAAQQVGRRIMAVYKPLRIGMLVHGFTVAHAHLHLIPQYGPLDIMHKHYAYCEGGEAKFGDKDIPTPSRQELDQMAASLRL encoded by the coding sequence ATGGATAATTGTCCTTTTTGTGCGATCGCACAAGGTGATGCGCCCGTCAGCACCGTCTATGAAGATGAAGCGGTGATGGCCTTTATCCCATTACATCCGGTCTATCCGGGGGCCTGTTTGGTCATTCCTAAAGCTCATATTGACCATTTCACAGATATTCCTGATCCACTCGCGGCAAAAGTGATGGTCGCTGCCCAACAGGTGGGGCGGAGGATCATGGCCGTTTATAAACCGCTACGGATTGGCATGCTAGTACATGGCTTTACAGTAGCCCACGCTCATCTCCATCTCATTCCCCAATATGGCCCCCTAGATATTATGCATAAACACTATGCCTACTGTGAGGGTGGAGAAGCCAAATTCGGTGATAAAGATATTCCCACCCCATCTCGCCAAGAACTAGATCAGATGGCAGCATCCTTAAGACTCTGA